In the Paraburkholderia acidisoli genome, one interval contains:
- a CDS encoding LysR substrate-binding domain-containing protein, whose protein sequence is MDFRQLKYFVAIVDAGSLSKAAERLCVAQPSLSQQVAGLETELKTQLLVRSHQGVKPTEAGRALYLRARDVLRQMAQIPLAVQVSGTESGQVAIGLPTSVAVVFALPLYEFVRRRYPGIRLHIVEGMSGYLAELLANGRLDMAILFRETETRGVSVQPLFEENLYVFGALEGIEAGADVPLRRLAGVPLVLPGPGNGLRLLIERAFAREGIEPEVVADIDSLPTMLEIARRGGGVTIVSSDAFGQAADQQLIHRLVEPEISRTVALCVPTALPTSAASLAIQRAVAEQVAELVASGVWAGVLRRDSDAVSGTEGAVPLRAQDDSRV, encoded by the coding sequence ATGGACTTCCGTCAGCTCAAATATTTCGTCGCGATCGTCGACGCAGGCAGCCTCTCGAAGGCGGCCGAGCGGCTATGCGTCGCGCAGCCCTCGCTCAGCCAGCAGGTTGCCGGGCTCGAAACCGAACTCAAGACGCAACTGCTGGTGCGCAGCCACCAGGGCGTGAAGCCGACCGAGGCCGGACGCGCGCTCTATCTGCGCGCGCGCGACGTGCTGCGGCAGATGGCGCAGATTCCGCTGGCCGTGCAGGTGAGCGGCACCGAGTCGGGACAGGTCGCCATCGGCCTGCCGACGAGCGTCGCCGTGGTGTTCGCGCTGCCGCTCTACGAGTTCGTGCGGCGGCGCTATCCGGGCATCCGCCTGCATATCGTCGAGGGCATGAGCGGCTATCTCGCCGAACTGCTCGCGAACGGGCGCCTCGACATGGCGATCCTGTTCCGCGAAACGGAAACGCGCGGCGTGTCCGTGCAGCCGCTGTTCGAGGAAAACCTGTATGTGTTCGGCGCGCTCGAGGGCATCGAAGCCGGCGCGGACGTGCCGCTGCGCCGCCTCGCGGGCGTGCCGCTGGTGCTACCGGGGCCGGGCAACGGGCTGCGGCTTCTGATCGAGCGCGCGTTTGCGCGCGAGGGCATCGAGCCGGAGGTGGTCGCCGATATCGATTCGCTGCCCACCATGCTCGAAATCGCGCGGCGCGGCGGCGGCGTGACCATCGTCTCCTCCGACGCATTCGGGCAAGCGGCGGACCAGCAGTTGATCCATCGGCTCGTCGAGCCCGAGATCTCACGCACGGTGGCGCTTTGCGTGCCGACGGCGCTACCGACCAGCGCGGCGTCGCTCGCGATCCAGCGCGCGGTGGCGGAACAAGTGGCGGAACTGGTGGCAAGCGGCGTGTGGGCGGGCGTGCTGCGGCGGGACAGCGACGCGGTGAGCGGCACGGAAGGCGCGGTGCCGTTGCGGGCGCAGGATGATTCGCGGGTTTGA
- a CDS encoding L-lactate permease, producing the protein MYTQLFDPVAHSIAASAAFAALPLLTLFVLLGVLRLPARWAALASLVVSMIVAAFVYGMPGAQVVSGALEGAAIGFFPIIWIGINAIWLFKLTQASGHADVLRRALAHVSPDQRVQAVLIAFCFGALLEALAGGGAPVAICAVLLISLGVEPLKAATVCLLADTSPVAFGALGLPITVLAKITRLPVHEISVMVGRQAPLLSLFIPLMLVFILDGRRGAKEVWPLAGVAGLAFAFAQFAGSMLLPVELVDIVAALFCAGASIAFLRVWTPGTLRTDLRTDLHPAHASTTRNAPAPLQGAALAMPMTGGPAFERANERPSARTSAQAGSAHLTRDSRAEVLRALAPYAAVILVVAATQIGFVAHAMGAITSSFAWPGLHVVGPNGATVSAVNAKFEWLLSAGSIVLIAGVLSVPLLRLDTRTAARTYLKNLHELRWAVFTVCCVVGVAYIMNLSGQIVTLGIWAARAGTAFAPVSPVLGWFATALTGSDTSANALFGMLQLTTAHHTGLSDILLTAANTSGGVVGKAISPQNLAVGAVAVGMIGREGVLFRRVAGWTVLMIAALSLLVWAQSTPLLGWMVP; encoded by the coding sequence ATGTACACGCAGCTATTCGACCCCGTCGCGCATTCCATCGCGGCCTCCGCCGCCTTCGCGGCGCTCCCTCTCCTCACGTTGTTCGTGCTGCTCGGCGTGCTGCGCCTGCCCGCGCGCTGGGCCGCGCTCGCCTCGCTGGTCGTGTCGATGATCGTCGCCGCGTTCGTCTACGGCATGCCCGGCGCCCAGGTCGTGAGCGGCGCGCTCGAAGGCGCCGCCATCGGCTTCTTCCCGATCATCTGGATCGGCATCAACGCCATCTGGCTGTTCAAGCTCACGCAGGCCAGCGGCCACGCCGACGTGCTGCGCCGCGCCCTCGCGCACGTGAGCCCCGACCAGCGCGTGCAGGCCGTGCTGATCGCGTTCTGCTTCGGGGCGCTGCTCGAAGCGCTCGCGGGCGGCGGCGCGCCCGTCGCGATCTGCGCCGTGCTGTTGATCTCGCTCGGCGTGGAGCCGCTCAAAGCCGCCACCGTGTGTCTGCTCGCCGACACCAGTCCGGTCGCGTTCGGCGCGCTCGGCCTGCCGATCACCGTGCTCGCGAAAATCACGCGTCTGCCCGTGCACGAGATCAGCGTGATGGTCGGCCGTCAGGCGCCGCTGCTCTCGCTGTTCATTCCGCTGATGCTCGTGTTCATTCTCGATGGCCGCCGCGGCGCGAAGGAAGTCTGGCCGCTCGCGGGCGTCGCCGGTCTGGCGTTCGCGTTCGCGCAGTTCGCCGGCTCGATGCTCTTGCCGGTCGAACTCGTCGATATCGTCGCGGCGCTATTTTGCGCGGGCGCTTCCATCGCATTCCTGCGCGTGTGGACGCCGGGCACGCTGCGTACCGATCTGCGTACGGATCTCCACCCGGCACATGCTTCAACCACGCGCAACGCGCCTGCGCCGCTGCAAGGCGCCGCGCTCGCCATGCCGATGACGGGCGGCCCCGCCTTCGAACGCGCGAACGAACGCCCCTCCGCACGCACGAGCGCCCAGGCCGGCAGTGCCCATCTCACGCGGGATTCCCGCGCCGAAGTTCTGCGCGCGCTCGCACCCTACGCCGCCGTGATCCTCGTGGTCGCGGCCACGCAGATCGGCTTCGTCGCGCATGCGATGGGCGCGATCACGTCGAGCTTCGCGTGGCCCGGCCTGCATGTCGTCGGTCCCAATGGCGCGACCGTTTCCGCCGTCAACGCTAAGTTCGAGTGGCTGCTGTCCGCCGGCTCGATCGTGCTGATCGCGGGCGTGCTGTCCGTGCCGCTGCTCAGGCTCGACACCCGCACCGCCGCGCGCACTTACCTGAAGAATCTGCACGAACTGCGCTGGGCCGTGTTCACGGTCTGCTGCGTGGTGGGTGTGGCGTACATCATGAATCTCTCGGGGCAGATCGTGACGCTCGGCATCTGGGCCGCGCGCGCGGGCACGGCGTTCGCGCCGGTCTCGCCGGTGCTCGGCTGGTTCGCCACCGCGCTCACCGGCTCGGACACCTCGGCCAACGCGCTGTTCGGCATGCTGCAACTCACCACGGCGCATCACACCGGCCTCTCCGACATTCTTCTCACGGCCGCCAACACCTCGGGCGGTGTGGTGGGCAAGGCGATCTCGCCGCAAAACCTCGCCGTGGGCGCGGTCGCGGTGGGCATGATCGGCCGCGAAGGCGTGCTGTTCCGGCGCGTGGCGGGCTGGACCGTGCTGATGATCGCCGCGCTCAGCCTGCTCGTGTGGGCGCAATCCACACCGCTGCTCGGCTGGATGGTGCCCTGA
- a CDS encoding CaiB/BaiF CoA transferase family protein: MQKPALPLADITVVSIEQAIAAPLASRHLADWGARVIKIERPGPGDFARGYDTAMDGLSSQFVWTNRSKESLALDIKDPQGQDTLEALLANADVFIQNLAPGAAKRQGLDAQSLVERFPQLIACDISGYGSGGPYSDKKAYDLLVQCETGFLSINGTEETPSKCGLAIADIATGMYALNGILMGLHQRARTGRGMAFEVSLFDALTEWMSYPAYYTRGRGEPVPRSGARHATIAPYGPFATGDGKTVFFGIQNEREWQSFCTTVLGDASLATDARYVTNSLRLANRDALERGITERFAAWSSDEVLARLDRAAIANGKMNDVEALLEHPQLVERQRYRSVETERGAMDMFLPAVTIAGVEPVMGAVPAVGQHTESILAELEAKKKSQGSAA, translated from the coding sequence ATGCAAAAACCCGCTCTCCCGCTTGCCGATATCACCGTCGTGTCGATCGAACAGGCCATCGCCGCGCCGCTCGCGAGCCGTCATCTGGCCGACTGGGGCGCGCGCGTCATCAAGATCGAACGCCCCGGTCCCGGCGACTTCGCGCGCGGCTACGACACCGCGATGGACGGCCTCTCCAGCCAGTTCGTCTGGACCAATCGCTCGAAGGAAAGCCTCGCGCTCGACATCAAAGACCCGCAAGGCCAGGACACGCTCGAAGCGCTGCTCGCGAACGCCGACGTGTTCATCCAGAATCTCGCGCCCGGCGCGGCGAAGCGCCAGGGACTCGACGCGCAATCGCTGGTCGAGCGCTTTCCGCAACTGATTGCCTGCGATATCTCGGGCTACGGCAGCGGCGGCCCGTACAGCGACAAGAAAGCCTACGACCTGCTCGTGCAGTGCGAAACCGGCTTTCTGTCGATCAACGGCACGGAGGAAACGCCCTCGAAATGCGGGCTCGCCATCGCCGATATCGCAACCGGCATGTACGCGCTCAACGGCATCCTGATGGGCCTGCATCAGCGCGCACGCACGGGCCGCGGCATGGCGTTCGAAGTCTCGCTGTTCGACGCGCTCACCGAGTGGATGAGCTATCCCGCCTACTACACGCGCGGACGCGGCGAGCCCGTGCCGCGCAGCGGCGCGCGCCACGCGACCATCGCGCCGTATGGGCCGTTCGCGACTGGCGACGGCAAGACGGTGTTCTTCGGCATCCAGAACGAGCGCGAATGGCAGAGCTTCTGCACCACGGTGCTCGGCGACGCGAGCCTCGCCACCGACGCGCGCTACGTCACCAACTCGCTGCGCCTCGCCAACCGCGACGCGCTCGAACGCGGCATCACGGAGCGCTTCGCCGCCTGGAGCAGCGACGAAGTGCTCGCGCGCCTCGACCGCGCCGCCATCGCGAACGGCAAGATGAACGATGTCGAAGCGCTGCTCGAACATCCGCAACTCGTCGAGCGCCAGCGCTATCGCAGCGTGGAAACCGAGCGTGGCGCGATGGACATGTTCCTACCCGCCGTGACCATCGCGGGTGTCGAGCCAGTGATGGGCGCGGTCCCCGCCGTTGGTCAGCATACCGAATCAATTCTCGCCGAACTCGAAGCGAAGAAAAAATCCCAAGGGAGCGCAGCATGA
- a CDS encoding HpcH/HpaI aldolase/citrate lyase family protein produces MSTTITRSVLAVPGHRMKMLQSAAASAADAVFIDLEDAVPLDKKAEALACAVAALNDLDWGAKWVSVRINAGADGVAAHEVRTLARDARRLDALLVPKVEHVATVQDVERILSDEAGHRAGARGIAIEALIETARGIVNVDAIAASSARLAALHFGVGDFSASIGARNVEIGGTHPGYALTLKNDAGNYSTTALDLWTYPMMRLLVAARAFGLRAVDGPCGAFRDLVLTRAWALKAAAMGFDGKQVIHPDQIEPTRAAFSPTEAEIRDAQRTIEALEAAQAAGLAAVSLDGKLVDYANIRMAERVLAMAGA; encoded by the coding sequence ATGAGCACGACAATCACGCGCTCGGTACTGGCCGTGCCCGGCCATCGCATGAAGATGCTGCAATCGGCGGCGGCGAGCGCGGCGGATGCGGTGTTCATCGACCTCGAAGACGCCGTGCCGCTCGACAAGAAAGCCGAAGCGCTCGCCTGCGCCGTCGCGGCGCTCAACGATCTCGACTGGGGCGCGAAGTGGGTTTCGGTGCGCATCAATGCGGGCGCCGATGGCGTGGCCGCGCACGAAGTGCGAACGCTCGCGCGCGACGCCAGGCGGCTCGACGCGCTGCTCGTGCCGAAGGTGGAACACGTCGCGACCGTGCAGGACGTCGAGCGTATTTTGAGCGACGAAGCGGGCCATCGCGCAGGCGCACGCGGTATCGCCATCGAAGCGCTGATCGAGACCGCGCGCGGCATCGTCAACGTCGACGCCATCGCCGCATCGAGCGCACGGCTCGCGGCGCTGCACTTTGGCGTGGGCGACTTCTCGGCCTCGATCGGCGCGCGCAACGTGGAGATCGGCGGCACGCATCCGGGCTACGCGCTCACCTTGAAGAACGACGCGGGCAACTACAGCACCACCGCACTCGACCTCTGGACCTATCCGATGATGCGGCTTCTGGTGGCCGCGCGCGCGTTCGGTCTGCGCGCCGTCGACGGTCCGTGCGGCGCGTTCCGCGACCTCGTGCTCACGCGCGCGTGGGCGCTCAAGGCGGCGGCCATGGGCTTCGACGGCAAGCAGGTGATTCACCCCGACCAGATCGAGCCGACCCGCGCCGCGTTTTCGCCCACCGAAGCCGAGATCCGCGACGCGCAGCGCACCATCGAGGCGCTCGAGGCCGCGCAGGCGGCGGGCCTCGCCGCGGTGTCGCTGGACGGCAAGCTGGTCGACTACGCCAACATCCGCATGGCCGAGCGCGTGCTCGCGATGGCCGGCGCATGA
- a CDS encoding putative bifunctional diguanylate cyclase/phosphodiesterase, which yields MLSVLRQLIPRSLRTVLAKEEDAALLLARSRIFTYQLPMMYMLLLVNTWGLVLAHLNDLPVGLGLVCPLVLSGVCVLRMATWLRLRGKPFTLEMARKAVHRTNVLAVVLAASFSAWAISLLPHGGANLRFHVAFYMAITTIGIIFCLIHLLAAALAVTVIVDGAFVVTFLRSGNVTFEAIAIDAALVSVAMLVVFFRHYEHFRELVRAQGENYRLANLDSLTSLPNRRAFFAFLDVAYDTAKEAGRGLAVGIIDLDGFKPINDLHGHAFGDVVLQEVGKRLSPFATQGVAVARLGGDEFAIVVDYDCSEERLRELGRAVCAELSRPFIAGEMAIRVGATVGIAIFSAHSESARALFEHADYALYQGKRRSRGSVVIFSEAHKDAITRGARVAQALQSGDIETEISVAYQPIYSVSRRHTTGFEALARWTSSTLGTVSPAEFIPTAERIGFINELTVILLSKALRDARDWPEHLRLSFNLSAHDLASEDVVKTIGEIIEGSGFDPRRLDFEMTETAMIQDFEQVQRATRALRALGCGISLDDFGTGYSSMSYLCQLPVTRIKIDRAFTKQVCENATALSVVRTLLTLSRQMSLECVVEGVEHAEEMDCVASLGADLIQGFYRSRPLEAHALHAYLESERATSALYA from the coding sequence ATGCTGTCCGTTCTGCGTCAACTCATCCCCAGGTCACTGCGAACCGTCCTCGCGAAGGAGGAGGACGCGGCGTTGCTGCTCGCGCGCTCGCGCATCTTCACCTACCAGCTGCCGATGATGTACATGCTGTTGCTCGTCAACACATGGGGTCTCGTGCTGGCGCATCTGAACGATCTGCCCGTGGGGCTCGGGCTGGTTTGCCCGCTCGTGCTGAGCGGCGTATGCGTGCTGCGCATGGCGACGTGGCTGCGGCTGCGCGGCAAACCGTTCACGCTGGAGATGGCGCGCAAAGCCGTGCACCGCACCAATGTGCTCGCCGTGGTGCTCGCCGCGAGCTTCAGCGCATGGGCGATCTCGCTGCTGCCGCACGGCGGCGCGAATCTGCGCTTCCATGTGGCGTTCTACATGGCGATCACCACCATCGGCATCATTTTCTGCCTCATCCATCTGCTGGCGGCGGCGCTCGCCGTGACGGTGATCGTGGACGGCGCGTTCGTCGTGACTTTCCTGCGCTCGGGCAACGTGACCTTCGAGGCGATCGCGATCGACGCCGCGCTGGTGTCCGTCGCCATGCTGGTGGTGTTTTTCCGGCATTACGAGCACTTCCGCGAACTCGTGCGCGCGCAGGGCGAAAATTACCGGCTCGCCAATCTCGACAGCCTCACCTCGCTGCCCAACCGCCGCGCGTTCTTCGCCTTCCTCGACGTCGCCTACGACACCGCGAAGGAAGCCGGCCGCGGCCTCGCCGTGGGCATCATCGACCTCGACGGCTTCAAGCCGATCAACGACCTGCACGGCCACGCGTTCGGCGACGTGGTGTTGCAGGAAGTGGGCAAGCGTCTCAGCCCGTTCGCGACGCAAGGCGTGGCCGTGGCCCGGCTGGGCGGCGACGAGTTCGCCATCGTGGTGGACTATGACTGTAGCGAGGAGCGCCTGCGCGAACTGGGCCGCGCGGTGTGCGCGGAGCTGTCGCGGCCGTTCATTGCCGGAGAAATGGCGATCCGGGTGGGCGCGACCGTGGGCATCGCGATTTTCTCGGCGCACTCGGAGAGCGCCCGCGCGCTGTTCGAGCATGCCGATTACGCGCTCTACCAGGGCAAGCGCCGCTCGCGCGGTTCGGTGGTGATCTTTTCGGAAGCGCACAAGGACGCCATCACGCGCGGCGCGCGCGTGGCGCAGGCGCTGCAATCGGGCGATATCGAAACCGAGATCAGCGTGGCGTATCAGCCGATCTATTCGGTCTCGCGGCGCCACACCACGGGTTTCGAAGCGCTCGCGCGCTGGACCAGCAGCACGCTCGGCACGGTTTCGCCCGCCGAGTTCATTCCCACCGCCGAGCGTATCGGCTTCATCAACGAACTCACGGTCATTCTGCTCAGCAAAGCGTTGCGCGACGCGCGCGACTGGCCCGAGCATCTGCGGCTCTCGTTCAATCTCTCCGCGCACGATCTCGCTTCCGAGGACGTGGTGAAGACGATCGGCGAGATCATCGAAGGCAGCGGCTTCGACCCGCGGCGGCTCGACTTCGAGATGACCGAAACCGCCATGATCCAGGACTTCGAGCAGGTGCAGAGGGCCACGCGCGCACTGCGTGCGCTCGGCTGCGGCATTTCGCTCGACGACTTCGGCACGGGCTATTCGAGCATGTCGTACCTGTGCCAGTTGCCGGTCACGCGCATCAAGATCGATCGCGCGTTCACGAAGCAGGTGTGCGAGAACGCCACCGCGCTGTCCGTCGTGCGCACGCTGCTCACGCTGAGCCGCCAGATGTCGCTCGAATGCGTGGTGGAAGGGGTGGAGCACGCCGAGGAGATGGACTGCGTCGCCTCGCTGGGCGCGGACCTGATCCAGGGCTTCTATCGCTCGCGCCCGCTCGAAGCGCACGCGCTGCACGCGTACCTCGAAAGCGAGCGCGCGACGAGCGCGCTCTACGCGTGA
- a CDS encoding peptidyl-alpha-hydroxyglycine alpha-amidating lyase family protein, which yields MNKPVNEAINAPSNASTAATGPAAEPHAWSCACCSPGAWPRRRFLAAAAAWTALPHLAVAQTGAQTAQGVPSIAYESVRDPVRLPADAYFGECSGVAVNSHGHVFVLSRGNTSGPAYAAAAAQLFEFAPDGRFVREIGKHLYAWSFAHSVKIDRHDNIWVTDKGSDMVIKFTPEGRVAMVFGRKQEAADEDTGPLKHPNPPLPAEPGRFRQVTDVAWDTNDNAYISDGYINSRVAKVDKDGNWLKSWGDRGTGPGQFHTPHSIALDAQNRVYVADRSNRRIQVFDTEGQFLRQFTIDVPVPPGARAAIGNVPDEAAIAAGTFAPGSPWAICISPGPNPVLYSADAYPGRIYKLTLDGQVLGVLGESGKQLRQFGWIHQMACPAENTLFVAELLNWRVQKLVLRA from the coding sequence GTGAACAAGCCTGTGAACGAAGCCATCAACGCACCCTCCAACGCATCCACTGCCGCAACCGGGCCCGCAGCCGAACCGCATGCCTGGTCCTGCGCCTGTTGCAGCCCGGGCGCGTGGCCGCGCCGCCGTTTTCTCGCGGCCGCCGCCGCATGGACCGCGCTGCCCCATCTCGCCGTGGCCCAGACCGGCGCCCAGACCGCGCAAGGCGTGCCGTCGATCGCCTACGAATCCGTGCGCGACCCGGTGCGCCTGCCCGCCGACGCGTATTTCGGCGAGTGCTCGGGCGTGGCCGTGAACTCGCATGGCCACGTGTTCGTGCTGTCGCGCGGCAACACCAGCGGACCGGCCTATGCCGCCGCGGCCGCGCAACTGTTCGAGTTCGCGCCCGACGGCCGCTTCGTGCGCGAGATCGGCAAGCACCTCTATGCGTGGTCGTTCGCGCATTCGGTCAAGATCGACCGCCACGACAACATCTGGGTCACCGACAAAGGCTCGGACATGGTCATCAAGTTCACGCCCGAAGGGCGCGTGGCGATGGTGTTCGGCCGCAAGCAGGAAGCCGCCGACGAGGACACCGGCCCGCTCAAGCATCCGAATCCGCCCTTGCCCGCCGAACCGGGCCGCTTTCGCCAGGTCACCGACGTCGCCTGGGACACGAACGACAACGCCTATATCAGCGACGGCTATATCAACTCGCGCGTGGCGAAGGTCGACAAGGACGGCAACTGGCTCAAGTCCTGGGGCGATCGCGGCACGGGGCCGGGGCAGTTCCATACGCCGCACAGCATCGCGCTCGACGCGCAGAACCGCGTCTACGTGGCCGATCGCAGCAACCGGCGTATTCAGGTGTTCGACACGGAAGGGCAGTTTCTGCGCCAGTTCACCATCGACGTGCCGGTGCCGCCCGGCGCGCGCGCCGCGATCGGCAACGTTCCCGACGAAGCGGCCATCGCCGCGGGCACGTTCGCGCCGGGCTCGCCGTGGGCGATCTGCATCTCGCCGGGGCCGAACCCGGTGCTTTATAGCGCCGACGCGTATCCGGGCCGCATCTACAAGCTCACGCTCGACGGCCAGGTGCTGGGCGTGCTCGGCGAGTCGGGCAAGCAACTGCGCCAGTTCGGCTGGATCCATCAGATGGCCTGCCCCGCCGAAAACACGCTGTTCGTGGCGGAGCTGCTGAACTGGCGCGTGCAGAAGCTGGTGCTGCGGGCTTGA
- a CDS encoding DHA2 family efflux MFS transporter permease subunit translates to MTGTTRRASAALDASIWKITAVAVLGSLLAQLDATIVNVSLSSLAQDLHSTLSTIQWVTSGYLLALTFVLPLNGWLIDRIGGKALYLWCFSLFTLSSALCGLAWSAQSLIGFRLLQGVSGGLLAPMAQMMMKRAAGDQFTRIAGYAAFPVLLGPLLGPVIAGAILHYASWRWLFLVNLPVGVLALVLAWCFLPDDREERQPRELDWPGLLLLSPGLAAMLLGAERIAQPVGPAAVALGAALLAAFVFVEKRKPGRALIELRQFRSRAFSVAAVAQFLSNGVMFAGQMLIPLYLIQACGQSPATMGWMLAPLGLGMMVSFPSLGFLTARFGSRAVAVGGALLALLATLALVWLAHRELTLFVLVPALFLRGMGQGAVGLPAVSVAYAAVERRDLPMATTTLNIAQRLGGPTLTTLCAVFLGWMLNVHAVHASVNAWANALLLLAALHALTAVAALGLPARTDAPRSR, encoded by the coding sequence ATGACCGGGACGACTCGCCGCGCGAGCGCCGCGCTCGACGCCTCGATCTGGAAAATCACGGCCGTGGCCGTGCTGGGATCGTTGCTCGCGCAACTGGATGCGACCATCGTCAACGTGTCGCTGTCGAGCCTCGCGCAGGACCTGCATTCGACGCTTTCCACCATTCAATGGGTCACGAGCGGCTATCTGCTCGCGCTCACCTTCGTGCTGCCGTTGAACGGCTGGCTGATCGACCGTATTGGCGGAAAAGCCCTCTATTTATGGTGTTTTTCGCTATTCACGCTCAGCTCGGCGTTGTGCGGGCTCGCGTGGTCGGCGCAGTCGCTGATCGGCTTTCGCCTGTTGCAGGGCGTGAGCGGCGGCCTGCTCGCGCCCATGGCGCAGATGATGATGAAGCGCGCGGCGGGCGACCAGTTCACGCGCATTGCGGGTTATGCGGCGTTTCCGGTGCTGCTCGGGCCGCTGCTCGGCCCCGTGATCGCGGGCGCGATCCTGCACTACGCCTCGTGGCGCTGGCTGTTTCTCGTCAACCTGCCGGTGGGCGTGCTCGCGCTCGTGCTGGCCTGGTGCTTTTTGCCCGACGACCGCGAAGAGCGTCAGCCGCGCGAACTCGACTGGCCCGGTTTGCTGCTGCTTTCGCCGGGACTCGCGGCCATGCTGCTCGGCGCGGAGCGTATTGCGCAACCCGTGGGGCCGGCCGCCGTCGCGCTGGGCGCCGCCTTGCTCGCGGCGTTCGTGTTCGTCGAGAAGCGCAAGCCGGGGCGCGCGCTCATCGAGCTGCGGCAGTTTCGCAGCCGCGCGTTCAGCGTGGCGGCCGTCGCGCAGTTCCTGTCGAACGGCGTGATGTTCGCGGGGCAGATGCTGATTCCGCTGTACCTGATCCAGGCGTGCGGCCAGTCGCCCGCGACCATGGGCTGGATGCTCGCGCCGCTCGGTCTCGGCATGATGGTGTCGTTTCCCTCGCTGGGCTTTCTGACCGCGCGATTCGGCTCGCGCGCCGTGGCCGTGGGCGGCGCGTTGCTCGCGCTGCTGGCGACGCTGGCGCTGGTCTGGCTCGCGCATCGCGAACTCACGCTGTTCGTGCTCGTGCCCGCGCTGTTTCTGCGCGGCATGGGGCAGGGCGCGGTGGGCTTGCCGGCGGTTTCGGTGGCGTATGCCGCGGTCGAACGCCGCGATCTGCCAATGGCCACGACCACGCTCAATATCGCGCAGCGGCTGGGCGGCCCGACGCTCACCACGCTGTGCGCCGTGTTCCTCGGCTGGATGCTGAATGTGCATGCGGTTCACGCCAGCGTGAACGCGTGGGCCAATGCGTTGTTGCTGCTGGCCGCGTTGCATGCGCTCACGGCGGTGGCGGCACTGGGCTTGCCAGCGCGAACCGACGCGCCGCGTTCGCGCTAG
- a CDS encoding MarR family winged helix-turn-helix transcriptional regulator gives MLRHMARTPPPLDTVVADLTMAIGQLIRRLRTEAHPGDLNLSQSSALARLDRDGPMTTADLARAEAMKPQSMKAILATLEEEGCVARQPHPTDGRQILFVPTAKGREERRRSQIAKRAWLLERLEQFDADEIRALDAAIPIIRRLGETGTAHEGIAAADRSRA, from the coding sequence ATGCTCCGGCACATGGCTCGCACTCCTCCACCGCTCGATACCGTCGTCGCCGATCTTACGATGGCGATCGGCCAGCTCATCCGCCGCCTGCGCACGGAAGCGCATCCCGGCGATCTCAATCTCTCGCAGTCCAGCGCGCTCGCGCGGCTCGATCGCGACGGCCCGATGACCACCGCCGACCTCGCGCGCGCGGAAGCGATGAAGCCGCAGTCGATGAAGGCGATTCTCGCGACGCTGGAAGAAGAGGGCTGCGTGGCGCGCCAGCCGCATCCCACCGACGGCCGCCAGATCCTGTTCGTGCCCACGGCGAAGGGGCGCGAGGAACGCCGCCGTAGCCAGATCGCGAAGCGCGCGTGGCTGCTCGAGCGGCTGGAACAATTCGACGCGGACGAGATTCGCGCGCTCGACGCGGCCATTCCCATCATCCGGCGGCTCGGCGAAACCGGCACCGCGCACGAGGGGATCGCCGCCGCCGATCGATCGCGCGCATGA